The following are from one region of the Cervus canadensis isolate Bull #8, Minnesota chromosome 21, ASM1932006v1, whole genome shotgun sequence genome:
- the LOC122424053 gene encoding NADH dehydrogenase [ubiquinone] 1 beta subcomplex subunit 1-like has product MMNLLQVVRDHWVHVLVPMGFVFGYYLDRKNDEKLTAFRNKSLLYKRELKQ; this is encoded by the coding sequence ATGATGAACTTACTTCAGGTTGTGCGTGACCACTGGGTACATGTACTTGTCCCTATGGGATTTGTCTTTGGATATTATCTAGACAGGAAGAATGATGAAAAGCTAACTGCCTTCCGGAACAAGAGTCTGTTATATAAAAGGGAATTGAAACAATGA